Proteins encoded in a region of the Halioglobus maricola genome:
- a CDS encoding DUF802 domain-containing protein — protein sequence MKTNLLFTIAAALGAAAILWMGVDFVGANGLALMVTAVIAFVYAMGLMELVRFRSDTGALLSALKAPPVESELAPWLDTLPATLRNAVGLRIEGERVGLPAPVFSPYLVGLLVMLGLLGTFVGMVDTLQGAVIALEGSTELAAIRQGLAAPIEGLSLAFGTSVAGVAASAMLGLNATLSRRERMLVTRQLDTLIAGDLRHHSLTWHRQQTYNAMQQQADTLPRVAERLEAMAGEIERMGGSLGTQLQGNQQQFLDGAQQQYKELAAEVGKSLRDSLADSGRLAGESIAPVVEETLSRLAEHSETLHSTLQSANETHLQSVQAELERSSGAMISHLGETGKTMAAEASNTSSMLVTKIADLLAGTEALVQQRAANEAQWLEQQSASMTELTDTLRSELSSSREEDRARSAASLEQLTALQTEASERLAQLQQQTAQQLEQLHASSGEALRQLDNSSSDNAARLLASLEESLGTIGTAAADQLTKLTNETATGLNTLEATASAQLGKLTDEASAQLATLESTAAAHLASLGQALEEPMTQLIETASETPRAAAEVIGKLREEVANNLERDNALLQERQQIMAELAELTRTMESSTTAQQQAITELVTSTSGMLGEMGENFQNSLSQEATRLSDLTVDVAGSAAEMASLGEAFGLAVQLYSESNNQLVDNLSRIEESMEKSTERSDEQMSYYVAQAREIIDQSMLSQREIIEELRRLGQTGDLFAEETAS from the coding sequence ATGAAGACTAACCTGTTGTTCACCATAGCCGCCGCACTGGGCGCCGCCGCCATCTTGTGGATGGGTGTAGATTTTGTAGGCGCAAACGGCCTGGCTCTGATGGTCACCGCAGTCATTGCTTTCGTCTACGCAATGGGATTGATGGAACTGGTGCGATTCCGCAGCGATACCGGTGCTCTTCTCTCAGCGCTCAAGGCGCCACCGGTGGAGAGCGAACTCGCGCCATGGCTCGACACACTGCCCGCCACGCTGCGCAATGCCGTGGGCCTGAGGATCGAAGGTGAACGTGTGGGCCTGCCAGCGCCAGTATTCAGCCCCTATCTCGTGGGTCTGTTGGTCATGCTGGGTCTACTGGGAACCTTTGTCGGGATGGTCGACACGCTGCAGGGCGCCGTCATCGCGCTCGAAGGCAGCACCGAGCTGGCGGCGATTCGCCAGGGGCTTGCAGCTCCCATTGAGGGCCTCAGCCTCGCTTTCGGCACATCCGTGGCCGGTGTGGCCGCTTCCGCCATGCTCGGCCTCAACGCCACTCTCAGCCGCCGTGAACGCATGCTGGTGACCCGTCAGCTAGACACGCTGATTGCCGGTGACCTTCGCCACCATTCACTGACCTGGCACCGCCAGCAGACATACAATGCCATGCAGCAGCAGGCGGACACCCTGCCTCGCGTCGCGGAGCGTCTGGAGGCCATGGCCGGAGAAATTGAGCGCATGGGTGGGTCATTGGGCACACAGCTCCAGGGCAACCAGCAGCAGTTTCTGGATGGCGCTCAACAACAGTACAAGGAGCTGGCGGCTGAAGTAGGCAAGAGCCTGCGTGACAGCCTCGCCGACAGCGGGCGCCTGGCGGGCGAGAGTATCGCACCCGTGGTCGAGGAAACACTTTCACGCCTCGCCGAGCACTCGGAAACACTGCACAGCACACTGCAGAGCGCAAATGAAACGCATCTGCAAAGCGTTCAAGCCGAGCTGGAGCGCAGCTCCGGCGCCATGATTAGCCATCTGGGTGAAACCGGAAAGACCATGGCGGCAGAAGCCAGCAACACGTCCAGTATGCTGGTGACGAAGATCGCCGATCTGCTGGCGGGCACTGAGGCCCTGGTGCAACAGCGCGCTGCCAATGAGGCCCAATGGCTGGAACAGCAAAGCGCCAGCATGACCGAACTCACTGACACCCTGCGCAGCGAACTTAGCAGCTCCCGCGAAGAGGACCGCGCCCGCAGCGCCGCCAGCCTTGAGCAACTCACTGCACTGCAGACCGAAGCCAGCGAGCGTCTAGCGCAATTGCAGCAACAAACGGCGCAGCAGCTGGAACAGTTACACGCCTCCTCCGGCGAGGCACTGCGCCAGCTCGACAACAGCAGCAGCGACAACGCCGCCCGTCTACTGGCAAGCCTGGAAGAATCACTCGGCACAATCGGCACAGCAGCAGCGGACCAACTGACCAAGTTGACAAACGAGACCGCCACCGGCTTGAACACGCTCGAAGCCACCGCGTCCGCCCAGTTAGGCAAACTCACCGATGAAGCGAGCGCGCAATTGGCGACACTCGAAAGCACCGCGGCGGCTCACCTGGCCAGCCTGGGTCAGGCTTTGGAAGAACCGATGACCCAGCTGATCGAAACCGCGTCCGAAACCCCGCGTGCCGCAGCCGAGGTCATCGGCAAATTGCGCGAAGAGGTTGCCAATAACCTCGAACGCGACAACGCCCTGCTTCAGGAACGACAGCAGATCATGGCGGAACTGGCCGAACTCACCAGAACCATGGAGAGTTCTACCACCGCTCAGCAGCAGGCCATCACCGAGCTGGTGACCTCTACGTCCGGCATGCTGGGAGAGATGGGCGAAAATTTCCAGAACAGCCTCTCCCAGGAAGCTACCCGCTTGTCTGATCTCACCGTAGATGTGGCCGGCAGCGCAGCAGAAATGGCCAGCCTGGGCGAAGCGTTTGGCCTGGCAGTCCAGCTCTACAGCGAATCGAACAACCAGTTAGTCGATAACCTCTCCAGGATCGAGGAATCGATGGAAAAGTCCACCGAGCGTTCCGACGAGCAAATGAGCTACTACGTGGCCCAGGCGCGCGAAATCATCGACCAGAGCATGTTGTCCCAGCGCGAAATTATTGAAGAGCTACGCCGCCTCGGGCAGACCGGTGACCTGTTCGCCGAAGAGACCGCGAGCTGA
- a CDS encoding OmpA family protein gives MEELQQELTDDTPVWAVFGDLMSGLVGVFVLLLVWVVGYQVELSQSLKQEVDLREAEQQRRIVLEQALEAPLASGRITLRDGRIGISGSVLFSLNSSQLQPEGRELLQSLVEPLKLYLSEQDELLMVSGFTDDLPIHGDNLHFADNWELSAQRSLTVTRELIAAGMPQGMVFAAAFGDQHPVASNADGEGRARNRRVEMAPVPKTSAEPQAINE, from the coding sequence ATGGAGGAACTGCAACAGGAACTGACTGACGACACCCCGGTATGGGCGGTGTTCGGCGATTTAATGTCGGGGTTGGTGGGTGTATTCGTCTTGCTGCTCGTGTGGGTTGTTGGCTACCAGGTAGAGTTATCGCAATCGCTTAAGCAGGAAGTTGACCTGCGCGAGGCAGAACAGCAGAGGCGCATCGTGCTGGAACAGGCACTCGAAGCACCGCTGGCCAGTGGCCGCATCACCCTGCGCGACGGCCGTATCGGCATCAGTGGCAGCGTGCTTTTCTCACTCAACTCTTCCCAGCTTCAACCAGAGGGCCGGGAGCTGCTGCAGTCACTGGTTGAGCCGTTAAAGCTTTACCTGTCAGAGCAGGACGAGTTGCTAATGGTGTCGGGCTTTACTGACGACCTGCCCATTCACGGTGACAACTTGCACTTCGCTGACAACTGGGAACTGTCGGCACAGCGCTCACTGACCGTTACCCGCGAGCTTATCGCTGCCGGCATGCCCCAGGGCATGGTCTTTGCTGCGGCCTTTGGCGACCAGCATCCAGTAGCCTCCAACGCAGATGGTGAAGGCCGTGCGCGAAACCGCAGAGTAGAAATGGCACCCGTACCGAAAACCTCAGCCGAACCACAGGCAATCAATGAGTGA
- a CDS encoding DUF2894 domain-containing protein: protein MSELRADLTAIKSSAQGRYDLPRLRYIESLLRRAESAREPLAKRLNAKVLAALYDYRMAMPATPDHSPVPPTTASPLHDLNRLLDSLQGSDDPDIAPLEQTLRQQELELVDAASLQAEQTSATAQPPRQEELRAARRFHSAMVRLNADKVVTDAIAEIPESCGPLNPQRLATRSLETMRDLSPHYLSRFVSYIDTLFWLEEADKKHRK from the coding sequence ATGAGTGAGTTGAGAGCGGATCTGACGGCGATCAAGAGCTCAGCTCAGGGGCGTTACGACCTGCCCCGGCTGCGCTACATAGAAAGCCTGCTGCGCCGCGCCGAATCCGCGCGCGAACCACTGGCAAAGCGCCTGAACGCTAAAGTTCTCGCCGCTTTATACGACTACCGCATGGCGATGCCCGCGACACCCGACCACAGCCCGGTACCGCCGACCACCGCCAGCCCGCTCCATGATCTCAATCGCCTGCTGGACAGCCTGCAGGGGTCAGACGACCCGGACATCGCGCCGCTGGAACAAACCTTGCGCCAGCAGGAACTCGAGCTGGTCGACGCGGCCTCGCTCCAGGCTGAGCAAACCAGCGCGACTGCGCAACCGCCGCGCCAGGAAGAATTGAGGGCTGCGCGCCGTTTTCACAGCGCGATGGTGCGCCTCAATGCCGATAAGGTGGTGACGGACGCTATCGCCGAAATCCCGGAATCTTGCGGCCCCCTGAACCCTCAGCGCCTGGCAACCCGCTCACTGGAAACCATGCGCGACCTCTCACCCCACTATCTCAGCCGCTTTGTCAGCTATATTGATACCCTGTTCTGGCTGGAAGAAGCAGACAAAAAACACCGCAAATAG
- a CDS encoding DUF885 domain-containing protein, with amino-acid sequence MRSLTFLILIICSFQAHANASDELDALLQQHWDWFLEQSPETRTYRGETRGNDRWNNNSSEAIEQRYKQRAAFLDTLEEIDRNSLNAEQQLNYDMFLRLLSLRQQRQDLGLHLMAMNMRTGPHTRYTISAYTRFETAEDYRMWLARMSAIPSYLQQQQALLDEGIARKRVQPKVVIQRIPPQLDQMLETETEANPFFKPFLTMPASIDKEEADKLRAEAMTVIETVVNPAYQNFRDYVANVYLPACNPEPGIGSLPDGKDMYKFLAKQFTTTDLSPTEIHEIGKSEVARILGEMNQVIDEVGFDGDIQAFNEFLRTDPQFYYETPEALYEAYLAVSKRLDPELVQLFGKLPRMPYGVTPIPEQIAPNTTTAYYQQPANNGTRAGYYYVNLHRPEVRPKYEMEVLSVHEAVPGHHLQIALAQELEGIPPFRTASRVTAFTEGWGLYSERLGYQMGLYQDPYSRYGQLVYDMWRAVRLVVDTGIHYFGWSRERAIAYFKAHAAKSEADIVNEIDRYIGWPGQALAYKIGQLKILELRAEAEKALGADFDIRSFHDELLGAGAIPLDALERRMDRWLARQLAAAPSAG; translated from the coding sequence ATGCGCTCACTGACTTTTCTTATCCTGATCATCTGCAGCTTCCAGGCGCACGCTAACGCCAGCGACGAGCTTGACGCGCTGCTGCAACAACACTGGGATTGGTTTCTCGAGCAATCGCCTGAAACCCGCACTTACCGCGGCGAGACACGTGGTAACGACCGTTGGAACAACAACAGTAGCGAGGCTATAGAACAGCGCTACAAACAACGCGCGGCATTCCTCGATACTCTCGAGGAGATCGACCGCAACTCGCTGAACGCAGAGCAACAGCTGAATTACGATATGTTCCTGCGTCTGCTGAGCTTACGACAGCAGCGCCAGGACCTTGGCCTGCACCTGATGGCAATGAATATGCGTACCGGCCCTCACACACGCTATACCATCAGCGCTTACACACGCTTCGAGACGGCCGAGGACTACCGCATGTGGCTGGCCAGGATGAGTGCTATCCCCAGCTACCTGCAACAACAGCAGGCGCTGCTGGACGAGGGCATCGCACGCAAACGGGTGCAGCCCAAAGTAGTTATCCAGCGTATTCCGCCCCAGCTGGACCAGATGCTGGAGACGGAAACAGAAGCCAACCCTTTCTTTAAGCCATTTCTGACCATGCCGGCCTCTATCGACAAAGAGGAAGCAGATAAACTTCGCGCTGAAGCAATGACCGTCATCGAGACCGTTGTGAATCCGGCCTACCAGAATTTCAGGGACTACGTTGCCAACGTCTATCTTCCTGCCTGTAATCCAGAGCCCGGCATAGGCAGCCTTCCCGACGGTAAGGATATGTATAAGTTCCTGGCAAAACAGTTCACTACCACTGACCTGAGCCCGACAGAGATTCACGAGATCGGCAAATCCGAGGTCGCCCGCATTCTTGGGGAAATGAACCAGGTCATTGATGAGGTTGGCTTCGACGGCGATATCCAGGCGTTCAACGAATTTCTGCGCACTGATCCACAGTTCTACTACGAAACACCAGAGGCTCTGTACGAGGCTTATCTCGCCGTGTCAAAGCGGCTCGACCCTGAGCTGGTCCAGCTGTTCGGCAAACTGCCCCGCATGCCTTACGGTGTCACCCCTATCCCCGAGCAGATCGCCCCAAATACCACCACCGCCTACTACCAGCAGCCGGCGAACAACGGCACTCGCGCGGGCTACTACTACGTCAACTTGCATCGACCTGAAGTGCGGCCAAAGTACGAAATGGAAGTCCTCAGCGTGCACGAGGCCGTTCCCGGCCACCACTTGCAAATCGCGCTAGCTCAAGAGCTGGAGGGTATCCCACCCTTTCGCACCGCCAGCAGGGTAACCGCCTTCACCGAGGGCTGGGGGCTCTACTCGGAACGTCTGGGCTACCAGATGGGCCTGTATCAAGACCCTTACTCGCGCTACGGCCAACTGGTCTACGACATGTGGCGCGCCGTGCGTCTGGTGGTCGATACCGGGATTCACTATTTCGGCTGGAGCCGCGAGCGGGCAATTGCTTATTTCAAGGCACACGCTGCGAAATCCGAGGCCGACATCGTCAACGAAATCGATCGCTATATTGGCTGGCCCGGCCAGGCCCTCGCCTACAAAATCGGCCAGTTGAAAATTCTGGAGCTACGCGCTGAAGCGGAAAAAGCACTGGGCGCTGACTTTGACATCCGCAGTTTCCACGACGAACTGTTAGGTGCTGGCGCCATCCCGCTGGACGCGCTGGAGCGGCGCATGGACCGGTGGCTGGCACGGCAGCTCGCCGCCGCACCATCCGCTGGCTAG
- a CDS encoding efflux RND transporter periplasmic adaptor subunit — protein sequence MAGKLVKIIAPIAVIAVSAGAFALLQASRPEPEKNEEGPRPTTVYTAPVIQENTALEVITQGEVRSRTAIDLMSQVGGRIVAVSDEFVEGGRIEPGVTLVQIDDTDYQLALSQAQARLAEAELGVQQALADQDVARKQLRNQKDVSDLALKKPQVAQANAVRAAARAGLEQAKVDLQRTRVTLPFRGRFASTNVHIGQFIAPGTVIGKVFGTDSVDVRLPLNNAQLASLGLPIGYVADEGAGLPVRFTAQVAGQHHTWHGTLVRLDAAVDPNTRMLYALAEIEEPYASGVSDKGMPMAVGLYVEAHIGGRDMVDATIIPANALRAGDKVFLVNEDGVLEIRDVDVAHASRERVVVSAGLNSGERVIVSAIRNPIQGMALATSEEG from the coding sequence ATGGCAGGAAAGCTCGTAAAGATTATTGCACCTATTGCGGTTATCGCCGTAAGCGCAGGCGCGTTCGCCCTGCTGCAGGCCTCACGGCCAGAACCTGAGAAAAACGAGGAGGGCCCACGCCCTACTACCGTCTACACAGCGCCTGTCATTCAGGAAAACACCGCCCTGGAAGTAATAACACAGGGTGAAGTGCGTTCACGTACCGCCATCGACCTGATGTCACAGGTGGGCGGGCGTATCGTGGCCGTATCAGATGAGTTCGTAGAAGGTGGCCGTATCGAGCCCGGCGTCACTCTGGTCCAGATCGATGACACCGACTATCAACTGGCCCTGAGCCAGGCCCAGGCTCGCCTGGCCGAAGCCGAACTCGGCGTGCAGCAGGCCCTGGCAGACCAGGACGTCGCCCGCAAACAACTGCGCAATCAAAAAGATGTTTCCGATCTGGCGCTCAAGAAACCCCAGGTAGCCCAGGCCAATGCTGTGCGCGCCGCCGCCAGAGCGGGTCTTGAGCAGGCAAAAGTTGACCTGCAGCGCACCCGCGTTACGCTGCCCTTCCGCGGCCGTTTCGCCAGCACCAATGTTCATATCGGGCAGTTCATTGCGCCCGGCACGGTGATCGGCAAGGTGTTCGGCACTGACAGTGTCGATGTGCGCCTACCGCTCAACAATGCCCAACTCGCTTCGCTGGGGCTGCCCATCGGCTATGTTGCGGACGAGGGCGCTGGCCTGCCTGTGCGATTTACCGCCCAGGTTGCCGGCCAGCACCACACATGGCATGGCACTCTGGTGCGCCTGGACGCAGCGGTAGATCCCAACACGCGCATGCTCTACGCCCTGGCAGAGATTGAAGAGCCATATGCAAGCGGTGTCTCCGACAAGGGTATGCCGATGGCGGTAGGTCTTTACGTCGAGGCGCATATTGGTGGCCGTGACATGGTGGACGCCACGATTATCCCTGCGAACGCCCTGCGAGCGGGCGACAAGGTGTTTCTGGTTAACGAAGACGGCGTTCTTGAAATTCGGGACGTCGACGTCGCCCATGCCAGTCGCGAACGCGTTGTTGTCAGCGCAGGCCTGAACTCGGGCGAACGCGTGATCGTTTCTGCCATTCGCAACCCCATTCAAGGGATGGCACTCGCCACCAGTGAGGAGGGTTAA
- a CDS encoding efflux RND transporter permease subunit, translating into MRRVVNWWVNNPVAANLLMVGILLSGYLGMQGMEKEAFPQFKINQAHIAVAWPGANPQEMEEQVIARIEQALDDVDRVYHYYSSATEGSGEIRVSTYPNVDINEFINEVKNAVDSVTSLPRDMEPPRVQRLQTRDEMLRVVVFGDATERELTRLAEDLKDDMASLPFVSTINLFGTRNEEVTIELSESAMRRYGLTFAQVADAIRANSINLSSGRVRTETGDVQLRARNLADNQYDFERIVIRQTSEGAVIRVGDVAKVIDGYEDNEILATMNGQPAVLLQAQSTDNMQVAKASAAVNAWMEEVRPGLPRGIELEMWFDTADIYNSRMDLIGESAFLGLVLVFIVLILSLRPKVALWVTAGIAVAFLGTFSLLPMNDVSLNIMSTFAFLLVLGIVVDDAIVVGESIHHEAHISGGGAKSAVDGAMAVSRPVIFAVLTTIIAFAPWLFVSGETAQITRQISIVITVALVISLIEAFFILPTHLSHLEPRKELRGLAKTQQKIEHSIIDFAHNKFRPLLASAVKHRYLTASIFVGAFVIAIGIFSSGWVRFYFMPQVESETININVTLPTGTPYSRALEILDHLQAAERELIEEVNSAAEESGEGSGKLIEGWYTRSRRDSVIAIVKLAPPEVRDMSAKEAAERFRELVGEIPDADEIDVNYSLNGGGGDVTYLLKHRDAEQLSNASRDLQAHLRTYDGTFFVRDSQRGESDEILLNLRPGAEKMGITLADVSLQVRQAYYGEEVQRLPRTNGDVKVMVKYPQEQRRNLSSLNNFRIRTADGREVALLSVVEVGLARGAQRIQRRDGERYIRVRADMDHDLMGDITKEVNDDFLPVLEARYPGLELLKGGQQEEEEVFFNEIIALYAVAFFVMYALIAVAFHSYWLPLLVMTAIPFGFMGAVFGHLLFGTPMALFSWFGIGAAAGVVVNDNLVLVDYIGRLRAQGRSVVDAIIEAGVGRFRPILLTTVTTFVGLMPIMAERSTDAQFLKPAVLSLAFGVLFALFVTLLMVPALYAIGEDAARGWAWLKAKVFGQRTSSVKQS; encoded by the coding sequence ATGAGACGCGTCGTAAACTGGTGGGTCAACAACCCCGTCGCTGCCAACCTGCTGATGGTTGGCATTCTACTCTCCGGCTATCTGGGCATGCAGGGGATGGAAAAAGAAGCTTTTCCCCAGTTCAAGATAAATCAGGCACACATCGCTGTAGCCTGGCCTGGCGCGAACCCGCAGGAAATGGAAGAGCAGGTCATCGCCCGGATTGAGCAGGCGCTCGATGACGTCGACCGGGTCTATCACTACTACTCCAGCGCAACCGAGGGTTCAGGAGAAATTCGCGTTTCTACGTATCCCAACGTGGACATCAATGAGTTTATCAACGAGGTGAAGAACGCGGTCGATTCAGTCACCTCTTTACCAAGAGACATGGAACCCCCGCGCGTCCAGCGACTGCAGACACGCGACGAGATGCTCCGCGTCGTTGTCTTCGGCGATGCCACAGAGAGAGAACTGACCCGCCTCGCCGAAGACCTGAAAGACGACATGGCCTCACTGCCCTTCGTATCGACCATCAACCTGTTCGGCACGCGCAACGAAGAGGTGACGATTGAACTCTCCGAATCGGCAATGCGGCGCTACGGGCTGACCTTCGCCCAGGTGGCAGATGCTATTCGCGCGAACTCCATCAACCTCTCCTCTGGCCGTGTTCGAACCGAAACAGGCGATGTACAGCTCCGTGCTCGCAACCTCGCCGACAACCAGTACGATTTTGAGCGCATTGTTATCCGCCAGACGTCTGAGGGCGCGGTGATTCGTGTCGGCGACGTCGCAAAGGTGATTGATGGCTACGAGGACAACGAAATCCTCGCAACCATGAACGGCCAGCCGGCGGTGCTGTTGCAAGCGCAAAGCACCGACAATATGCAGGTTGCCAAAGCGTCTGCTGCGGTCAACGCATGGATGGAAGAAGTTCGCCCGGGCCTGCCACGCGGCATCGAACTCGAGATGTGGTTCGACACCGCGGACATTTACAATTCACGCATGGACCTGATCGGTGAATCGGCCTTTCTCGGTTTGGTTCTGGTATTCATCGTCCTGATTCTCTCGCTGCGCCCCAAGGTAGCACTGTGGGTGACGGCCGGTATTGCAGTCGCGTTTCTAGGTACCTTTTCGCTATTGCCGATGAACGATGTCTCACTGAACATCATGTCGACCTTCGCATTCCTGTTAGTGCTGGGCATCGTGGTGGACGATGCGATCGTCGTGGGTGAAAGCATTCACCATGAAGCACACATTTCCGGCGGGGGCGCAAAATCGGCTGTCGACGGCGCGATGGCTGTGTCCAGACCGGTGATATTTGCCGTATTGACAACAATTATCGCCTTCGCCCCCTGGTTGTTCGTATCCGGTGAAACTGCACAGATCACCCGCCAGATTTCCATCGTCATAACCGTGGCCCTGGTCATTTCCCTGATCGAGGCGTTCTTTATTCTGCCCACTCACCTGAGCCATCTTGAACCGCGCAAGGAACTACGCGGCCTGGCCAAGACCCAGCAGAAAATTGAACACAGTATTATCGATTTCGCTCACAACAAGTTCCGCCCACTGCTGGCGTCGGCGGTCAAGCATCGCTACCTCACTGCAAGTATCTTTGTCGGTGCGTTTGTTATTGCTATTGGTATCTTCTCTAGCGGCTGGGTGCGTTTCTACTTCATGCCTCAGGTCGAATCCGAGACTATTAATATCAATGTGACTCTTCCTACCGGCACCCCTTACTCCAGAGCATTGGAAATCCTCGACCACCTGCAAGCGGCGGAGAGAGAGCTCATCGAGGAAGTGAACAGCGCCGCTGAAGAATCTGGCGAAGGGTCTGGCAAGCTGATCGAGGGCTGGTATACACGTTCACGTCGCGACAGCGTGATCGCAATCGTGAAACTGGCACCCCCGGAAGTTCGAGACATGTCGGCCAAGGAAGCCGCTGAACGATTCCGGGAACTGGTCGGGGAAATTCCCGACGCCGATGAAATCGACGTGAACTACAGCCTCAATGGCGGTGGCGGAGACGTCACCTACCTGCTCAAACACCGGGACGCAGAACAGCTGAGCAACGCCAGCCGTGACTTGCAGGCTCACCTGCGAACTTACGATGGCACATTCTTCGTCCGCGACAGTCAGCGCGGTGAGTCCGATGAAATTCTGCTAAACCTGCGCCCCGGTGCGGAAAAAATGGGGATAACACTCGCAGATGTCTCGCTCCAGGTGCGTCAGGCCTACTATGGCGAAGAAGTACAGCGACTGCCGCGGACCAATGGCGACGTAAAGGTCATGGTCAAGTACCCACAGGAGCAGCGCAGAAATCTCTCCAGCCTGAACAACTTCCGGATTCGCACAGCGGATGGTCGCGAAGTCGCCTTGCTGTCGGTGGTAGAGGTTGGTCTGGCCAGAGGCGCACAGCGTATTCAGCGACGCGATGGTGAACGCTACATCCGCGTGCGCGCTGACATGGATCACGACCTTATGGGCGACATCACCAAGGAAGTGAACGACGATTTCCTGCCAGTGCTCGAGGCGCGCTATCCTGGCCTGGAGCTTCTAAAGGGAGGCCAGCAGGAAGAAGAAGAAGTTTTCTTCAATGAGATCATAGCGCTCTACGCCGTCGCGTTTTTCGTTATGTATGCACTGATCGCTGTGGCGTTCCATTCCTACTGGCTGCCACTGCTGGTGATGACGGCAATCCCCTTTGGATTCATGGGCGCCGTCTTCGGCCACCTGCTGTTCGGCACGCCAATGGCACTGTTTTCATGGTTCGGTATAGGTGCGGCAGCGGGCGTTGTCGTCAACGACAACCTCGTTCTGGTTGACTATATAGGCAGGTTGCGCGCCCAGGGGCGCAGCGTCGTTGACGCCATTATCGAAGCCGGCGTAGGCCGCTTCCGTCCCATCTTGCTGACCACAGTCACCACCTTTGTCGGCCTTATGCCGATTATGGCGGAACGCTCTACCGACGCGCAGTTTCTCAAGCCGGCGGTACTATCGCTGGCATTTGGTGTTCTATTCGCCCTGTTCGTCACCTTGCTGATGGTGCCCGCACTCTACGCCATCGGTGAAGACGCCGCTCGCGGCTGGGCCTGGCTGAAGGCCAAGGTATTTGGACAGCGCACAAGCTCGGTTAAACAGAGTTAG